From a single Planctellipticum variicoloris genomic region:
- a CDS encoding helix-turn-helix transcriptional regulator, with protein sequence MPRLKSKKRRADAGLQCLLLLVRSLSVREPCPEGSLSPAGKRSPSPACAQHNCCRRSLVMSSKVIGAPAPDESTALVTAEAAAQLCGISLRTWRRLEREGMVPKPVQLGGRIKRYRRAELLAWMEAGCPSGEQWDHIRQVELRRRAK encoded by the coding sequence ATGCCAAGGCTCAAATCTAAGAAGCGGCGAGCCGATGCCGGTCTGCAATGTCTGCTGCTGCTCGTACGCAGTTTAAGCGTGCGTGAGCCATGTCCGGAAGGCTCCCTCTCTCCGGCCGGCAAGAGATCTCCGTCACCCGCGTGTGCGCAGCACAATTGCTGCCGGAGGTCCCTTGTCATGTCGAGCAAAGTTATTGGTGCGCCGGCCCCGGATGAATCGACCGCCCTCGTAACGGCAGAAGCCGCAGCCCAGCTGTGTGGTATTTCGTTGCGGACCTGGCGCAGACTCGAAAGGGAGGGAATGGTCCCGAAACCGGTTCAGCTTGGTGGGCGTATTAAACGGTATCGCCGCGCGGAATTACTGGCCTGGATGGAGGCCGGCTGTCCCTCGGGCGAGCAGTGGGATCACATCCGCCAAGTGGAACTGCGCCGGAGGGCCAAATAA
- a CDS encoding helix-turn-helix domain-containing protein encodes MIRFRLRELLAAKERQEGRRIPMREVSEITGISAQVLSSLTSPDRPVVTNTAFVEALCRYFACTPNDLMILVDAPNGAARHVDELYPDRRR; translated from the coding sequence GTGATCCGATTTCGGCTTCGGGAATTACTGGCAGCGAAAGAACGGCAGGAAGGCCGTCGTATTCCGATGCGAGAAGTCTCCGAGATCACTGGAATCTCCGCTCAGGTACTGTCGAGCCTGACGTCTCCGGACCGGCCCGTCGTGACCAACACGGCCTTCGTCGAAGCTCTCTGCCGATACTTCGCCTGTACCCCGAACGACCTGATGATCCTGGTTGACGCTCCCAACGGCGCGGCTCGTCATGTCGATGAACTCTATCCGGACCGCCGTCGCTGA
- a CDS encoding helix-turn-helix transcriptional regulator, which produces MGTEKKRTDAERRARQCERLSRLLRILKLIMGPGRWDAEALARELECSRRTVYRDLQTLSMSGVPWRYDDQLQAYRVMPGFKFPALPGSPSNGTPPSIPQELLQSARTVLNSGEAFLGALRQFCAALEEFRPASGDDL; this is translated from the coding sequence GTGGGCACAGAGAAGAAGCGAACTGATGCGGAACGCCGGGCGCGGCAGTGCGAGCGTCTGAGTCGCCTGCTTCGTATTCTGAAGCTGATCATGGGGCCGGGGCGCTGGGATGCTGAGGCGCTGGCGCGCGAACTGGAATGTTCGCGCCGCACCGTCTACCGCGATCTGCAGACACTGTCCATGTCCGGTGTTCCCTGGCGGTACGACGATCAGCTCCAGGCCTATCGTGTGATGCCGGGGTTCAAGTTCCCGGCGCTCCCCGGCAGTCCGTCGAACGGCACACCGCCGAGCATCCCTCAGGAACTGCTTCAGTCGGCCCGCACCGTGCTCAATAGTGGCGAAGCATTTCTGGGGGCGTTACGGCAATTCTGCGCCGCACTTGAAGAATTCAGGCCTGCCAGCGGCGACGATTTGTAG
- a CDS encoding MBL fold metallo-hydrolase encodes MQVTIHRGTHEIGGNCIEIATDRTRIILDIGMPLFNEDREPHDSAQLRRHSAEELRRVGILPQVPGLFEDGPAPDAILLSHAHEDHTGLIRHSQNEIPIYAGVGTSKMMLAGAKFAGQPTLPRHRHRELPSGQTIQIGDFAVTVFSVDHSIYGAQAFLIEAEGKSVLYSGDLRLHGRKPGMHRSLIEAVKDRAIDVLLMEGTHISHPDHWGPNEYELEDEITELVRSAPGLVLASFSPQHVDRLVGFYRATIKAGRTFVADTYTAFVMHLLASETSIPRPESAENVKVFFPKFFLETFEKKRLEGFFFLMSPARIGVEEIRSNPSQYVMLFRPSMLESDFGGTLPPGTRCLYSRWTGYLDRPDWQPVKDALTKAEGDLIEVHTSGHIFHGDIIDLVGQLSAKLVVPIHTFEPEKFQAFLSTVKLLADGETMEVT; translated from the coding sequence ATGCAAGTCACGATTCACCGGGGAACTCACGAGATCGGTGGCAATTGCATCGAGATCGCCACGGATCGAACTCGAATCATCCTCGACATCGGGATGCCGCTGTTCAACGAGGACCGGGAGCCCCACGATTCGGCCCAGCTCCGGCGACACTCTGCAGAGGAACTCCGCCGAGTCGGAATTCTGCCCCAGGTGCCAGGGCTGTTTGAGGACGGCCCGGCTCCGGATGCCATTCTCCTCTCCCACGCTCACGAGGATCACACCGGACTGATCCGACACTCTCAAAATGAAATCCCGATTTATGCCGGAGTGGGGACGAGCAAGATGATGCTGGCCGGAGCGAAGTTTGCCGGTCAACCGACACTGCCGAGACATCGACATCGGGAACTTCCTTCCGGGCAGACCATCCAGATCGGGGACTTCGCGGTCACCGTGTTCTCCGTCGACCACTCCATCTACGGGGCTCAGGCATTCCTCATCGAAGCCGAGGGCAAGTCGGTCCTCTACTCGGGGGACCTGCGGCTCCACGGCCGGAAGCCAGGGATGCACCGGTCGCTCATTGAAGCCGTCAAAGACCGGGCCATCGACGTCCTCCTGATGGAGGGGACGCACATCAGCCATCCCGACCATTGGGGACCGAACGAGTACGAACTCGAAGACGAGATCACGGAGCTGGTCCGGTCGGCTCCTGGGCTGGTCCTGGCGTCATTTTCACCCCAGCACGTCGACCGGCTGGTTGGCTTCTACCGTGCGACGATCAAAGCCGGCCGAACCTTCGTCGCCGACACCTACACCGCCTTCGTGATGCACCTGCTCGCCTCAGAGACTTCCATCCCGAGGCCGGAGTCGGCCGAGAATGTGAAGGTCTTCTTCCCGAAGTTCTTTCTGGAGACTTTCGAAAAGAAACGACTCGAAGGATTTTTCTTTTTGATGTCCCCGGCCCGGATTGGGGTGGAGGAAATCCGCTCGAATCCGTCCCAGTACGTCATGCTTTTCCGCCCCAGCATGCTGGAGAGCGACTTCGGCGGAACCCTTCCGCCGGGCACGCGATGCCTCTACTCACGCTGGACGGGTTACCTCGACCGCCCGGACTGGCAGCCCGTGAAAGACGCTCTGACGAAAGCCGAAGGCGACCTGATCGAGGTCCACACCAGCGGCCACATCTTCCACGGCGATATCATCGACCTCGTTGGTCAGCTCAGCGCGAAGCTTGTGGTTCCGATTCACACGTTTGAACCCGAGAAGTTCCAGGCGTTTCTATCGACAGTGAAACTCCTGGCGGATGGCGAAACGATGGAGGTGACGTAA
- a CDS encoding helix-turn-helix transcriptional regulator, which produces MAKRLKKTSATGSTGPKPGKQDRPDRDRRVRQADRLARILRVLELIQSRGRWTTRAIAEEIQCSERTVYRDLDVLKFAGIPYFREGYQQFVRVRSDFRFPVMSLTEDEVLGLSLATVMSKAPGLDVTPGAGPTTRKLAAVSREETQELIDDAMRLVSVLDLKLADHSRHHEVIKTIQLALLRGCQISGQYESPYEPAAVKLKLHPYRLCLIKNAWYVIGRQTEDAAPKTFRVARFKALRAVAEPAVVPEDFDLRDYFGNAWAVYRGDRSYDVELWFPKASAPLVIETIWHHTQRVTRQKDGSVILRFQIDGLNEILHWLLSWAGRVRVQQPAELKELFVKALKDAISLQAAADQV; this is translated from the coding sequence ATGGCAAAGCGGCTGAAGAAGACCTCTGCAACCGGTTCCACTGGCCCGAAGCCTGGCAAGCAGGATCGGCCGGACCGAGATCGACGAGTCCGCCAGGCGGATCGACTGGCCCGCATCCTGCGAGTTCTCGAATTGATCCAAAGTCGAGGACGCTGGACCACGAGAGCGATCGCGGAAGAAATCCAGTGCTCGGAACGGACCGTTTACCGTGACCTGGACGTCCTCAAGTTCGCCGGGATTCCGTATTTCCGCGAAGGCTATCAGCAGTTCGTCCGAGTCCGTTCTGATTTCCGGTTCCCGGTGATGTCATTGACCGAAGACGAAGTTCTGGGACTTTCCCTGGCGACGGTGATGTCAAAAGCTCCCGGCCTGGATGTCACTCCCGGAGCCGGTCCGACCACCCGGAAGCTGGCGGCGGTCTCCCGTGAAGAGACTCAGGAACTCATCGACGACGCGATGCGGCTCGTTTCCGTCCTGGACCTGAAGCTCGCGGACCACAGCCGGCACCATGAAGTCATCAAGACGATTCAGCTGGCACTGCTGCGGGGCTGTCAGATCTCCGGACAGTACGAAAGTCCGTATGAGCCGGCCGCGGTGAAGCTCAAGCTGCATCCCTACCGCCTCTGTCTGATCAAGAACGCTTGGTACGTCATCGGACGCCAGACTGAGGACGCGGCACCGAAGACATTCCGAGTGGCTCGCTTCAAGGCCCTGCGTGCGGTCGCGGAACCTGCAGTCGTGCCAGAGGATTTCGATCTGCGGGACTACTTCGGCAATGCCTGGGCGGTGTACCGGGGGGATCGCTCTTACGACGTCGAGCTCTGGTTCCCCAAAGCTTCCGCTCCGCTCGTGATCGAGACTATCTGGCATCACACGCAACGGGTGACGCGGCAGAAGGATGGCAGCGTGATCCTGCGGTTCCAGATCGACGGTCTGAACGAAATCCTGCACTGGCTGCTCTCGTGGGCTGGCCGGGTGCGGGTGCAGCAACCCGCCGAACTGAAAGAACTGTTCGTCAAAGCCTTGAAAGACGCGATCTCCCTCCAGGCAGCGGCCGATCAGGTCTGA